The Bifidobacterium eulemuris genome includes a window with the following:
- the efp gene encoding elongation factor P encodes MAQTTNDIKNGSVLNLDGQLWAVTKFQHVKPGKGPAFVRTTLKNVLSGKIVDKTFNAGMKIDFETVDNRTLQYSYEDGDNFVFMDMTTYDQVMVPKTLVGDQAKFLLEGTDCIVSFNNDVPLSVELPGSVVLTITHTEPGLQGNRSNAGTKPATVETGAEIQVPLFINEGDRVKVNTTDGSYTGRENG; translated from the coding sequence GTGGCACAGACTACCAATGACATCAAGAACGGTTCCGTCCTGAACCTTGACGGCCAGCTGTGGGCCGTCACCAAGTTCCAGCACGTCAAGCCGGGCAAGGGCCCCGCCTTCGTGCGTACCACCCTCAAGAACGTGCTCTCGGGCAAGATCGTCGACAAGACCTTCAACGCGGGCATGAAGATCGACTTCGAAACCGTGGACAACCGCACGCTGCAGTACTCCTACGAGGACGGCGACAACTTCGTGTTCATGGACATGACCACCTACGACCAGGTGATGGTTCCCAAGACCCTCGTGGGCGACCAGGCCAAGTTCCTGCTCGAAGGCACCGACTGCATCGTGTCGTTCAACAACGACGTGCCGCTGTCCGTCGAGCTGCCGGGCTCCGTGGTGCTGACCATCACCCACACCGAGCCGGGCCTGCAGGGCAACCGCTCCAACGCCGGCACCAAGCCCGCCACCGTGGAGACCGGCGCCGAGATCCAGGTGCCGCTGTTCATCAACGAGGGCGACCGCGTCAAGGTGAACACCACCGACGGTTCCTACACCGGCCGCGAAAACGGCTGA
- the carB gene encoding carbamoyl-phosphate synthase large subunit, which translates to MPKRTDIKSVMVIGSGPIVIGQAAEFDYSGTQACRVLREEGIRVILVNSNPATIMTDPEMADATYIEPIATPILEQIIAKERPDALLPTLGGQTALNAAMALGEAGVLKKYDVELIGASLEAIDRGEDRELFKKVVDEAGAESARSFIAHSLEECDRIADELGYPLVVRPSFTMGGLGSGIAHDEEELHRIAGAGIHYSPTDEVLIEEGIEGWKEFELELMRDRNDNVVVVCPIENVDPVGVHTGDSITVAPCFTLTDREYQKLRDIGIAIIRGVGVDTGGCNIQFAIHPDTGRIIVIEMNPRVSRSSALASKATGFPIAKIATKLALGYTLDEIRNDITQSTPASFEPTIDYVVTKVPRFAFEKFPGADPTLTTSMKSVGEAMALAGNFQESLGKAMRSIDKRHMGFNWDGEKPNQAEVDALLEAIKVPNENRYLDLMRAIWGGATIEQLFAATKIDPWFLKQLTLINDMALAVRASETLDARLLKKAKLAGLSDLQIAHLRGLGDEGENTVRELRWNYGLRPVYKTVDTCAAEFDAATPYYYSCYADETELKQREREAVIILGSGPNRIGQGIEFDYTCVHAVQELGKDYDTIMVNCNPETVSTDYDISDRLYFEPLTFEDVLEIYEAEKKMGPVKGVIVQLGGQTPLSLAARLKAAGVPILGTTPEAIDLAENRELFGEVLKKAKMNAPRYGTALSLEEAQTAAHNIGYPVLVRPSYVLGGRGMEIVYDDAQLEKYVERALNEAQADTVVSGRLPSPLLIDKFLQDAIEIDVDALFDGEELYIGGIMEHVEEAGVHSGDAACTLPPSTLSDDQIRRLREGTYAIAKGCDVQGLINVQYAFMANTLYVIEANPRASRTVPFASKATGVALAKAAARIMAGETIADQRANGLLLPKGDGGVMHRGQQVAVKESVLPFKRFRTPVGKTVDVLLGPEMRSTGEVMGFDRDFPHAFAKSQLAAYDGGLPTSGNVFVSVNDTDKRQLPLVAVRMIELGFTLWATEGTASVLSRYGIESNIVDKITTRIDSDPDAPVKVERAEGSSGKNVVELIEEGKIDMIINTPNSRGSRSDGYAIRAAAIAADLPQFTTFTEFQAALLAIEAVKHNDYQIMSIQEHSKQLFALEEQGD; encoded by the coding sequence ATGCCGAAGCGCACCGACATCAAATCCGTGATGGTCATCGGTTCCGGTCCGATCGTCATCGGACAGGCCGCCGAGTTCGACTATTCGGGAACCCAGGCATGCCGGGTGTTGCGTGAGGAAGGCATTCGCGTCATCCTCGTCAACTCCAACCCGGCCACCATCATGACCGATCCGGAGATGGCCGACGCCACCTACATCGAGCCGATCGCCACGCCCATTCTCGAGCAGATCATCGCCAAGGAACGTCCCGACGCGCTGCTGCCCACCCTGGGCGGCCAGACCGCGCTCAACGCCGCCATGGCGCTGGGCGAGGCCGGCGTGCTCAAGAAGTACGACGTCGAACTGATCGGCGCCTCGCTGGAGGCCATCGACCGCGGCGAGGACCGCGAGCTGTTCAAGAAGGTCGTGGACGAGGCCGGCGCCGAATCCGCCCGATCCTTCATCGCCCACTCGCTCGAGGAATGCGACCGCATCGCCGACGAGCTCGGCTATCCGCTGGTCGTGCGTCCGAGCTTCACCATGGGCGGCCTCGGCTCGGGCATCGCCCACGACGAGGAGGAGCTGCACCGTATCGCCGGCGCCGGCATCCACTATTCGCCCACCGACGAGGTGCTGATCGAAGAGGGCATCGAAGGCTGGAAGGAATTCGAGCTCGAGCTGATGCGCGACCGCAACGACAACGTCGTGGTCGTCTGCCCGATCGAGAACGTCGACCCGGTTGGCGTGCACACCGGCGACTCGATCACCGTGGCCCCCTGCTTCACCCTGACCGACCGCGAATACCAGAAGCTGCGCGACATCGGCATCGCCATCATCCGCGGCGTGGGCGTGGACACCGGCGGCTGCAACATCCAGTTCGCCATCCACCCGGACACCGGCCGCATCATCGTCATCGAGATGAACCCGCGCGTGAGCCGTTCCTCCGCGCTGGCGTCCAAGGCCACCGGCTTCCCGATCGCGAAGATCGCCACCAAGCTGGCCCTCGGCTACACGCTTGACGAGATCCGCAACGACATCACCCAGTCCACCCCGGCCTCCTTCGAACCGACCATCGACTACGTGGTCACCAAGGTGCCGCGCTTCGCCTTCGAGAAGTTCCCCGGCGCCGACCCCACCCTGACCACCTCCATGAAGTCCGTGGGCGAGGCCATGGCACTGGCCGGCAACTTCCAGGAGTCGCTCGGCAAGGCCATGCGCTCCATCGACAAGCGCCACATGGGCTTCAACTGGGACGGCGAGAAGCCCAACCAGGCCGAGGTCGACGCCCTGCTCGAGGCGATCAAGGTGCCGAACGAGAACCGTTATCTCGACCTGATGCGCGCCATCTGGGGCGGCGCCACCATCGAGCAGCTGTTCGCCGCCACCAAGATCGACCCGTGGTTCTTGAAGCAGCTCACGCTGATCAACGATATGGCGCTCGCCGTGCGCGCCTCCGAAACCCTGGACGCGCGCCTGCTGAAGAAGGCCAAGCTCGCCGGCCTGTCCGACCTGCAGATCGCGCATCTGCGCGGCCTGGGAGACGAGGGCGAGAACACCGTGCGCGAACTGCGCTGGAACTACGGCCTGCGTCCCGTGTACAAAACGGTCGACACCTGCGCCGCCGAATTCGACGCGGCCACGCCGTACTACTACTCCTGCTACGCGGACGAGACCGAGCTCAAGCAGCGCGAGCGCGAGGCCGTGATCATCCTCGGCTCCGGCCCGAACCGCATCGGCCAGGGCATCGAGTTCGACTACACCTGCGTGCATGCGGTGCAGGAACTCGGCAAGGACTATGACACGATCATGGTCAACTGCAATCCGGAGACCGTCTCCACCGACTACGACATCTCCGACCGCCTCTACTTCGAGCCGCTCACCTTCGAGGATGTGCTCGAGATCTACGAGGCCGAGAAGAAGATGGGGCCGGTCAAGGGCGTGATCGTGCAGCTCGGCGGCCAGACCCCGCTGTCGCTCGCCGCGCGCCTGAAGGCCGCGGGCGTGCCGATTCTCGGCACCACTCCGGAGGCCATCGACCTGGCCGAGAACCGCGAGCTGTTCGGCGAGGTGCTCAAGAAGGCGAAGATGAACGCGCCGCGCTACGGCACCGCGCTCAGCCTCGAGGAGGCGCAGACCGCCGCCCACAACATCGGATACCCGGTGCTCGTGCGCCCCAGCTACGTGCTCGGCGGCCGCGGCATGGAGATCGTCTACGACGACGCCCAGCTGGAGAAGTACGTGGAGCGCGCGCTCAACGAGGCCCAGGCCGACACGGTCGTCTCCGGTCGCCTGCCCTCGCCGCTGCTCATCGACAAGTTCCTGCAGGACGCCATCGAAATCGACGTGGACGCGCTGTTCGACGGCGAGGAGCTGTACATCGGCGGCATTATGGAGCATGTCGAGGAGGCCGGCGTGCATTCCGGCGACGCGGCCTGCACCCTGCCGCCCTCCACACTGTCCGACGACCAGATCCGCCGTCTGCGCGAAGGCACCTACGCCATCGCCAAGGGCTGCGACGTGCAGGGCCTGATCAACGTGCAGTACGCCTTCATGGCCAACACGCTGTATGTGATCGAAGCCAACCCGCGCGCCTCGCGCACCGTGCCGTTCGCCTCCAAGGCCACCGGCGTGGCGTTGGCCAAGGCCGCCGCGCGCATCATGGCGGGGGAGACCATCGCCGACCAGCGCGCCAACGGACTGCTGCTGCCCAAGGGCGACGGCGGTGTGATGCACCGCGGCCAGCAGGTGGCCGTCAAGGAATCCGTGCTGCCGTTCAAGCGCTTCCGCACGCCTGTGGGCAAGACGGTCGACGTGCTGCTCGGCCCCGAGATGCGCTCCACCGGCGAGGTGATGGGCTTCGATCGCGACTTCCCGCACGCCTTCGCCAAAAGCCAGCTGGCCGCCTATGACGGGGGCCTGCCGACCAGCGGCAACGTGTTCGTCTCCGTGAACGACACCGACAAGCGTCAGCTGCCGTTGGTGGCCGTGCGCATGATCGAGCTCGGCTTCACGCTGTGGGCTACGGAGGGCACCGCTTCGGTGCTCAGCCGTTACGGCATCGAGTCGAATATCGTAGACAAGATCACCACGCGCATCGATTCCGATCCCGACGCGCCGGTGAAGGTGGAACGCGCCGAGGGCTCCAGCGGCAAGAACGTGGTCGAGCTGATCGAAGAGGGCAAGATCGACATGATCATCAACACGCCCAACTCGCGCGGCTCGCGCTCCGACGGCTACGCCATCCGCGCGGCCGCCATCGCCGCCGACCTGCCGCAGTTCACGACCTTCACCGAATTCCAGGCGGCCTTGCTGGCCATCGAGGCTGTGAAGCATAATGATTATCAGATCATGAGCATTCAGGAACACTCGAAGCAGCTGTTCGCATTGGAAGAGCAGGGAGACTGA
- the carA gene encoding glutamine-hydrolyzing carbamoyl-phosphate synthase small subunit → MSQNANYSQDDAVLVLEDGQVYVGEPYGALGRTTGEIVFATGMTGYQETLTDPSYDRQIVVQTFPHIGDTGINQEDPESARIWVAGYVVRDPSPNVSNWRATGSLDDDLVAQGIVGISHIDTRKLVRHLRSAGVMRAGIYSGEALLDESGAPKTIDALLADVKTTPQMQGLSLYDEVSTNETYTIDPAGEFEGKEPLFTVAAVDLGIKAMTPHRMAERGCRVHVVPSTITFDELEDLHPDGVFFSNGPGDPEQADPEVELLRRVLDAGYPFFGICFGNQLLGRALGFGTYKLKFGHRGINQPVKDVTTGKVEVTAHNHGFAVDAPIGDPVPAPHEHGKYGKVFVSHIDLNDDVVEGLQCVDIPAFSVQYHPEAAAGPHDAAYLFDRFVDLMKSNKEGK, encoded by the coding sequence GTGAGCCAGAACGCGAATTATTCGCAGGATGATGCAGTTCTTGTGTTGGAGGATGGGCAGGTCTATGTCGGCGAGCCGTATGGCGCGTTGGGCAGGACCACCGGTGAGATCGTGTTCGCGACCGGCATGACCGGTTATCAGGAGACGTTGACCGATCCCAGCTACGACCGCCAGATCGTCGTGCAGACCTTCCCGCATATCGGCGACACCGGCATCAACCAGGAGGACCCCGAGTCCGCCCGTATCTGGGTGGCCGGCTATGTGGTGCGCGATCCCAGTCCGAATGTGAGCAACTGGCGCGCCACCGGCAGCCTCGACGACGATCTCGTCGCGCAGGGCATCGTCGGCATCAGCCATATCGACACCCGCAAACTGGTACGACACCTGCGTTCGGCGGGCGTGATGCGCGCCGGCATCTACTCCGGCGAGGCGCTGCTCGACGAGTCCGGCGCGCCCAAAACCATCGACGCGCTGCTGGCCGACGTGAAGACCACCCCGCAGATGCAGGGGCTGAGCCTGTACGACGAGGTCAGCACCAACGAGACCTACACCATCGATCCGGCCGGCGAATTCGAAGGCAAGGAGCCGCTGTTCACCGTCGCCGCCGTGGATCTGGGCATCAAGGCGATGACCCCGCACCGCATGGCCGAACGCGGCTGCCGCGTGCACGTCGTGCCGTCCACCATCACCTTCGACGAGCTGGAGGACCTGCATCCCGATGGCGTGTTCTTCTCCAACGGCCCCGGCGATCCCGAGCAGGCCGATCCGGAGGTGGAGCTGCTGCGCCGCGTGCTCGACGCCGGCTACCCGTTCTTCGGCATCTGCTTCGGCAACCAGCTGCTCGGCCGCGCGCTCGGCTTCGGCACCTACAAGCTCAAGTTCGGCCACCGCGGCATTAACCAGCCAGTCAAGGACGTGACCACCGGCAAGGTCGAGGTCACCGCCCACAACCACGGCTTCGCCGTCGACGCTCCGATCGGCGACCCGGTGCCCGCCCCGCACGAACACGGCAAGTACGGCAAGGTGTTCGTCAGCCATATCGACTTGAACGACGACGTGGTCGAGGGCCTGCAGTGCGTGGACATCCCCGCGTTCTCCGTGCAGTACCATCCGGAGGCCGCGGCCGGCCCGCACGATGCCGCCTATCTGTTCGACCGTTTCGTTGATCTTATGAAGAGCAACAAGGAAGGTAAGTGA
- the rpsG gene encoding 30S ribosomal protein S7: MSRKGPAKKHQLLPDPIYGSTVVAQLINKILLDGKKSIAEDIVYSALDMVKEKTDQEPVAVLKRALDNIRPSLEVRSRRVGGATYQVPVEVKPARANTLSLRWLTDFSRARREKTMAERLANEILDASNGLGASVKRREDTHKMAEANKAFAHYRW; encoded by the coding sequence ATGTCACGTAAAGGACCCGCTAAGAAGCACCAGCTGCTGCCCGATCCGATCTACGGCTCGACCGTGGTGGCCCAGCTCATCAACAAGATTCTGCTCGACGGCAAGAAGTCGATCGCCGAGGACATCGTCTACTCCGCGCTCGATATGGTCAAGGAGAAGACCGACCAGGAGCCCGTGGCCGTGCTCAAGCGCGCGCTGGACAACATCCGTCCGTCCCTCGAGGTGCGTTCCCGCCGTGTCGGTGGCGCCACCTACCAGGTGCCTGTCGAGGTGAAGCCCGCCCGCGCCAACACCCTGTCGCTGCGCTGGCTGACCGACTTCTCCCGCGCCCGTCGTGAGAAGACCATGGCCGAGCGTCTCGCCAACGAGATCCTCGACGCCTCCAACGGCCTCGGCGCTTCCGTGAAGCGTCGCGAGGACACCCACAAGATGGCCGAAGCCAACAAGGCCTTCGCCCATTACCGCTGGTAA
- the rpsL gene encoding 30S ribosomal protein S12 translates to MPTIEQLVRKGRQAKPKKSKTLALKGSPLRRGVCTRVYTTTPKKPNSALRKVARVRLSSGIEVTAYIPGEGHNLQEHSIVLVRGGRVKDLPGVRYHIVRGALDTQGVKDRKQGRSLYGAKKAK, encoded by the coding sequence TTGCCTACGATTGAACAGCTCGTCCGTAAGGGACGTCAGGCCAAGCCGAAGAAGTCGAAGACTTTGGCCCTGAAGGGCAGCCCGCTGCGCCGCGGCGTGTGCACCCGTGTGTATACCACCACCCCGAAGAAGCCGAACTCGGCTCTGCGTAAGGTCGCTCGTGTGCGTCTGAGCTCGGGCATCGAAGTCACCGCCTACATCCCGGGCGAGGGCCACAACCTGCAGGAGCACTCCATCGTGCTCGTGCGCGGCGGCCGTGTCAAGGATCTGCCGGGCGTGCGCTACCACATCGTGCGTGGCGCGCTCGATACCCAGGGCGTCAAGGACCGCAAGCAGGGTCGTTCCCTGTACGGAGCAAAGAAGGCGAAGTAA
- the fusA gene encoding elongation factor G, giving the protein MAEEVLSDLNHVRNIGIMAHIDAGKTTTTERILFYTGKNYKIGETHDGASTMDFMEQEQERGITIQSAATTCFWSRQSHDTKDKFQINIIDTPGHVDFTAEVERSLRVLDGAVAVFDGKEGVEPQSETVWRQADKYGVPRICFINKMDKLGANFYYSVDTIKDKLGATPLVMQLPIGSENEFTGVVDLVEMKAYVWNGLEELGAKYDTTEIPDDLKDKAQEYHEQLVEAAAEANDDLMNKFFEDGDLSKEDIRAGVRELTINKEAFPVFCGSAFKDKGVQPMLDGVIDYLPSPEDVPAIQGYDPKDETVEIDRKPVKSDPFSALVFKISTHPFYGKLVFVRVYSGAVKQGDSVLDSTRSKKERVGKIFQMHADKENPVDEASAGNIYTFVGLKNVTTGDTLCALDAPITLDSMTFPDPVIQVAVEPKTKADQEKMGIALAKLSEEDPTFQVSTDEESGQTLIAGMGELQLDIIVDRMRREFKVECNQGKPQVAYRETIRKAVMDQGYTHKKQTGGSGQFAKVLMNFEPLDTTEGKTFEFENAVTGGHISNEFIGPIEAGVKEAMESGILAGFPVVGVKATVTDGQMHPVDSSEMAFKLAGSMCFKEAAPKAKPVILEPIMAVEVRTPEDYMGEVIGDLNQRRGNITKMSDATGVKVIDAKVPLSEMFGYIGDLRSKTQGRAMFTMQMDSYDEVPKSVSEEIIKAQRGE; this is encoded by the coding sequence ATGGCTGAAGAGGTGCTTTCGGACCTTAACCACGTCCGCAACATCGGCATCATGGCGCACATCGATGCCGGTAAGACCACCACCACCGAGCGCATCCTGTTCTACACCGGTAAGAACTACAAGATCGGCGAGACCCACGACGGCGCCTCGACGATGGACTTCATGGAGCAGGAGCAGGAGCGCGGCATCACCATCCAGTCCGCCGCCACCACCTGCTTCTGGAGCCGCCAGTCCCACGACACCAAGGACAAGTTCCAGATCAACATCATCGACACCCCCGGCCACGTGGACTTCACGGCCGAGGTGGAGCGCTCCCTGCGCGTGCTCGATGGTGCCGTGGCCGTGTTCGACGGCAAGGAAGGCGTGGAGCCCCAGTCCGAGACCGTGTGGCGTCAGGCTGACAAGTACGGCGTTCCGCGTATCTGCTTCATCAACAAGATGGATAAGCTGGGCGCGAACTTCTACTACTCTGTCGACACCATCAAGGACAAGCTGGGTGCCACCCCGCTGGTCATGCAGCTGCCGATCGGCTCCGAGAACGAGTTCACCGGCGTGGTCGACCTGGTCGAGATGAAGGCCTACGTGTGGAACGGCCTCGAGGAGCTCGGCGCCAAGTACGACACCACCGAGATCCCGGACGACCTCAAGGACAAGGCCCAGGAATACCACGAGCAGCTGGTCGAGGCCGCCGCCGAGGCGAACGACGACCTGATGAACAAGTTCTTCGAGGACGGCGACCTGTCCAAGGAGGACATCCGCGCCGGTGTCCGCGAGCTGACCATCAACAAGGAAGCCTTCCCGGTCTTCTGCGGCTCCGCGTTCAAGGACAAGGGCGTGCAGCCCATGCTCGACGGCGTGATCGACTACCTGCCGAGCCCCGAGGACGTGCCCGCCATCCAGGGCTACGATCCGAAGGACGAAACCGTTGAGATCGACCGCAAGCCGGTCAAGTCCGATCCGTTCTCGGCTCTGGTCTTCAAGATCTCCACCCACCCGTTCTACGGCAAGCTCGTGTTCGTGCGCGTCTACTCCGGCGCCGTCAAGCAGGGCGACTCCGTGCTCGACTCCACCCGCTCCAAGAAGGAGCGCGTCGGCAAGATCTTCCAGATGCACGCCGACAAGGAGAACCCGGTGGACGAGGCTTCGGCCGGCAACATCTACACCTTCGTGGGCCTGAAGAACGTCACCACGGGCGACACCCTGTGCGCCCTCGACGCTCCGATCACCCTCGACTCCATGACCTTCCCGGATCCCGTGATCCAGGTGGCCGTCGAGCCGAAGACCAAGGCCGACCAGGAGAAGATGGGCATCGCCCTCGCCAAGCTCTCCGAAGAGGATCCGACCTTCCAGGTCTCCACCGACGAAGAGTCCGGCCAGACGCTGATCGCCGGCATGGGCGAGCTCCAGCTCGACATCATCGTCGACCGTATGCGCCGTGAGTTCAAGGTCGAGTGCAACCAGGGCAAGCCGCAGGTCGCCTACCGCGAGACGATCCGCAAGGCCGTCATGGACCAGGGCTACACGCACAAGAAGCAGACCGGTGGTTCCGGCCAGTTCGCGAAGGTCCTGATGAACTTCGAGCCGCTCGACACCACCGAGGGCAAGACCTTCGAGTTCGAGAACGCCGTCACCGGCGGCCACATCTCCAACGAGTTCATCGGCCCGATCGAGGCCGGTGTCAAGGAAGCCATGGAATCCGGCATCCTCGCCGGCTTCCCGGTCGTGGGCGTCAAGGCCACCGTCACCGACGGCCAGATGCACCCGGTCGACTCCTCGGAAATGGCCTTCAAGCTCGCTGGCTCCATGTGCTTCAAGGAGGCCGCTCCCAAGGCGAAGCCGGTCATCCTCGAGCCCATCATGGCCGTCGAAGTGCGTACGCCCGAAGACTACATGGGCGAGGTCATCGGCGATCTGAACCAGCGCCGCGGCAACATCACCAAGATGTCCGACGCGACCGGTGTGAAGGTCATCGACGCCAAGGTGCCGCTGTCCGAGATGTTCGGCTACATCGGCGACCTGCGCTCCAAGACCCAGGGCCGCGCCATGTTCACCATGCAGATGGATTCCTACGACGAGGTGCCGAAGAGCGTCTCCGAGGAAATCATCAAGGCCCAGCGCGGCGAGTGA
- the tuf gene encoding elongation factor Tu: MAKEKYERTKPHVNIGTIGHVDHGKTTLTAAISKVLHEEYPDVNPAYDFNQIDAAPEEQQRGITINIAHIEYQTAERHYAHVDCPGHADFVKNMITGAAQMDGAILVVAATDGPMAQTREHVLLARQVGVPRILVALNKCDMVEDEELIELVEEEVRDLLEENGFDRDCPVIHTSAYGALHDEEPNHDKWVESVKELMNAVDEYIPTPTHDLDKPFLMPIEDVFTISGRGTVVTGRVERGQLAVNSPVEIVGIRETQSTTVTSIETFHKTMDACEAGDNTGLLLRGINRTDVERGQVLAKPGTVTPHTKFEGEVYVLTKDEGGRHSPFFSNYRPQFYFRTTDVTGVIELPQGVEMVQPGDHATFTVELIQPIAMEEGLTFAVREGGHTVGSGRVTKILA, from the coding sequence ATGGCAAAGGAAAAGTACGAGCGTACTAAGCCGCACGTTAACATCGGCACCATCGGCCACGTCGATCACGGTAAGACCACCCTGACCGCGGCCATCTCCAAGGTGCTGCATGAAGAGTACCCGGATGTCAACCCGGCTTACGACTTCAACCAGATCGATGCCGCTCCGGAAGAGCAGCAGCGTGGTATCACCATCAACATCGCCCACATCGAGTACCAGACCGCTGAGCGTCACTACGCCCACGTGGACTGCCCGGGCCACGCCGACTTCGTGAAGAACATGATCACCGGCGCCGCTCAGATGGATGGCGCCATCCTCGTTGTGGCCGCCACCGACGGCCCGATGGCCCAGACCCGCGAGCACGTGCTGCTCGCCCGCCAGGTGGGCGTGCCGCGCATCCTCGTCGCCCTGAACAAGTGCGACATGGTTGAGGATGAGGAGCTCATCGAGCTCGTCGAAGAAGAAGTCCGCGACCTCCTCGAGGAGAACGGCTTCGACCGCGACTGCCCGGTGATCCACACCTCCGCCTACGGCGCCCTGCACGACGAAGAGCCCAACCACGACAAGTGGGTTGAGTCCGTCAAGGAACTCATGAACGCCGTCGACGAGTACATCCCGACCCCGACCCACGATCTGGACAAGCCGTTCCTGATGCCGATCGAGGACGTCTTCACCATCTCCGGCCGTGGCACCGTGGTGACCGGCCGTGTGGAGCGTGGCCAGCTGGCCGTCAACTCCCCGGTCGAGATCGTCGGTATCCGCGAGACCCAGAGCACCACTGTGACCTCCATCGAGACGTTCCACAAGACCATGGACGCCTGCGAGGCCGGCGACAACACCGGTCTGCTGCTCCGCGGCATCAACCGTACCGATGTCGAGCGTGGTCAGGTTCTGGCCAAGCCGGGCACCGTCACCCCGCACACCAAGTTCGAGGGTGAAGTCTACGTGCTGACCAAGGACGAGGGCGGCCGTCACTCGCCGTTCTTCTCCAACTACCGTCCGCAGTTCTACTTCCGTACCACCGACGTGACCGGCGTCATCGAGCTGCCGCAGGGCGTCGAGATGGTGCAGCCGGGCGACCACGCCACCTTCACCGTTGAGCTGATCCAGCCCATCGCTATGGAGGAAGGCCTGACCTTCGCTGTGCGCGAGGGTGGCCACACCGTCGGCTCCGGCCGTGTCACCAAGATCCTCGCCTGA
- the nusB gene encoding transcription antitermination factor NusB yields MARSTARKRALNTLYEADEKSQSFTSLLEERIKEPGAQTPLPEYAIEIVRGVAEHGRDIDATLDEHSTGWKVRRMAVVDRNILRIAVWEILFNEEVPDKVAIDEALSLAKTLSDDDSPAFIHGLLSAVCHAKDHPVAAAEDVDDASDASDASEPSDSDERTDPSASADPVSEPSEETAD; encoded by the coding sequence ATGGCACGTTCCACCGCTCGCAAAAGGGCTCTGAACACGCTGTATGAGGCGGACGAGAAGTCGCAGAGCTTCACGTCGCTGCTTGAGGAGCGCATCAAGGAGCCCGGCGCGCAGACGCCGCTTCCCGAATACGCCATCGAGATCGTACGCGGCGTGGCCGAGCACGGCCGCGACATCGACGCCACTCTGGACGAGCATTCCACCGGCTGGAAGGTGCGTCGCATGGCGGTTGTGGACCGCAACATCCTGCGCATCGCCGTGTGGGAGATCCTCTTCAACGAGGAGGTTCCCGACAAGGTGGCCATCGACGAGGCGCTGTCGTTGGCGAAAACGCTGAGCGACGACGATTCGCCGGCCTTCATCCACGGATTGCTGTCCGCCGTGTGCCACGCCAAGGATCATCCCGTGGCCGCTGCGGAGGATGTGGATGACGCGTCCGATGCGTCCGACGCATCCGAACCATCCGATTCGGATGAGCGGACGGACCCGTCCGCATCCGCAGATCCGGTGTCCGAGCCGTCCGAAGAGACGGCCGACTGA